A single region of the Streptomyces sp. NBC_01262 genome encodes:
- a CDS encoding HAD family hydrolase, with protein sequence MNAHLVWDWNGTLLHDIDAVIEATNASFAEIGLPRITLERYRELYCVPVPKFYERLMGRLPTDDEWEVMDEIFHRHYWTLAGTCGLTEGAAEILARWRYEGLTQSLCSLAPHEQLLPIIRTHGIEDHFIRVDGRVDGSHAGKSQQMARHLAAIEDIDIDPRRVVVIGDAVDDAVAAAHVGARAVLYTGGSHSRASLELAGVPVVDSLAEAVEVAQALAG encoded by the coding sequence GTGAACGCGCATCTCGTGTGGGACTGGAACGGCACGCTGCTCCATGACATCGACGCGGTGATCGAGGCCACCAACGCCTCGTTCGCCGAGATCGGGCTGCCCCGGATCACGCTGGAGCGGTACCGCGAGCTGTACTGCGTACCCGTGCCGAAGTTCTATGAGCGGCTGATGGGCCGGCTTCCCACGGACGACGAGTGGGAGGTGATGGACGAGATATTCCACCGCCACTACTGGACGCTCGCCGGCACCTGCGGCCTCACCGAGGGCGCGGCGGAGATCCTCGCCCGGTGGCGGTACGAGGGCCTCACCCAGTCGCTGTGCTCGCTGGCGCCGCACGAGCAGCTGCTGCCGATCATCCGTACGCATGGCATCGAGGACCACTTCATACGGGTGGACGGCCGGGTCGACGGCAGTCATGCGGGCAAGTCCCAGCAGATGGCGCGGCATCTCGCGGCGATCGAGGACATCGACATCGACCCGCGCCGGGTCGTCGTGATCGGTGACGCGGTGGACGATGCCGTGGCCGCCGCGCATGTCGGCGCCCGGGCGGTGCTGTACACCGGGGGCTCGCACAGCCGGGCCAGCCTGGAGCTGGCCGGGGTGCCGGTGGTGGACAGCCTGGCGGAAGCGGTCGAGGTGGCGCAGGCGCTGGCCGGCTGA
- a CDS encoding ATP-binding protein, which yields MTLGFGARRRGELPVEVTELVGRTAELAKVRRLLDRARLVTLTGPGGVGKSRIALRAAAEARPDYPDGICLAELSELQDAELLPHTLATLLGLPAQDARSPLDLLVEYLRDRRVLVVLDTCEHLVDACAMLADVLLREASGVTVLATSRQPLDVPGEHTLQVPPLPVQDAVALFGRRAAAVVPGFAVTEANRADVLVLCRRLDGIPLAIELATVRLRAIPLDQLTARLEDRFRILGSNRAARTSLSRHQTLRTTIGWSHELCSPQERLLWARLSVFAGTFDLAAAEQVCSGGDLPPAEVLEHLIALVDKSVVLRVDGPGGTRYRLLDTIREYGAEWLAQSGGTPACRRRHRDHHLLLAERFYDRLLTAEQVTLYKALVRDQANLRAALEYAFTEPQGHRHGLVLASKLWAYWVTSGLPTEGRYWLDKGLSLSPDPGSERAHALVVSGILALMQGDLEPALTRFTEARRTAEQVGDPTALAYAIGYIGGVHGLYGERELSREHTDDARARLRALDDRLGLVVSHYQEGFLRAVINDIPGAVEMCDRAMEYLGEASGECMIQSNIMLIKGIVAWDTGDRAGCARLVRSALVMKRELGEVWGLAHCTEALAWVAAEDGRYARTAWMLGAAQTLWRRIGTPMFGVETLLAQHARSERVAREALGERAYGRLNERGARLALGRAVELVLADADSPLRLPAQDAERGGRSGAEGLTPREREVAALVAQGLSNREVAERLVISKRTADAHVEHILAKLGASSRTEIAALAGEG from the coding sequence ATGACACTCGGCTTCGGTGCGCGGCGTCGCGGGGAACTCCCGGTTGAAGTGACCGAGTTGGTCGGCAGGACGGCGGAGCTGGCCAAGGTGCGCAGACTGCTGGACCGCGCCCGTCTGGTGACGCTGACCGGGCCCGGCGGGGTCGGCAAGAGCCGGATAGCGCTGCGCGCCGCCGCAGAGGCGCGGCCGGACTACCCGGACGGGATCTGCCTCGCCGAGCTGTCGGAGCTGCAGGACGCGGAGCTGCTGCCGCACACCCTGGCCACCCTGCTGGGGCTGCCCGCGCAGGACGCCCGGTCGCCGCTGGACCTGCTGGTGGAGTATCTGCGGGACCGGCGGGTGCTGGTGGTCCTGGACACCTGCGAGCATCTGGTCGACGCGTGCGCGATGCTCGCCGACGTACTGCTGCGCGAGGCTTCCGGAGTCACCGTGCTGGCCACCAGCCGGCAGCCGCTGGACGTGCCGGGCGAGCACACCCTGCAGGTCCCGCCGCTGCCGGTGCAGGACGCCGTGGCGCTGTTCGGGCGGCGGGCGGCGGCCGTGGTGCCCGGTTTCGCGGTCACCGAGGCCAACCGGGCCGATGTGCTCGTGCTGTGCCGCCGCCTGGACGGCATCCCGCTGGCCATCGAGCTGGCCACCGTACGCCTGCGGGCCATCCCCCTGGACCAGCTCACCGCCCGCCTGGAGGACCGGTTCCGCATCCTCGGGAGCAACCGCGCGGCCCGTACCAGCCTGTCCCGGCACCAGACGCTGCGCACCACCATCGGCTGGTCCCACGAGCTGTGCTCACCGCAGGAGAGGCTGCTGTGGGCCCGGCTGTCGGTCTTCGCGGGCACCTTCGACCTCGCGGCCGCCGAGCAGGTCTGCTCCGGCGGCGATCTGCCGCCGGCGGAGGTGCTGGAGCACCTCATCGCGCTGGTCGACAAGTCCGTCGTGCTGCGCGTGGACGGCCCCGGCGGCACCCGCTACCGGCTGCTCGACACCATCCGCGAGTACGGGGCCGAGTGGCTCGCCCAGAGCGGCGGCACACCGGCCTGCCGGCGCCGCCACCGGGACCACCACCTGCTGCTCGCCGAGCGTTTCTACGACCGCCTGCTCACCGCGGAGCAGGTCACCCTCTACAAGGCGCTGGTGCGCGATCAGGCCAATCTGCGCGCCGCCCTGGAGTACGCCTTCACCGAGCCGCAGGGCCACCGCCACGGCCTCGTGCTGGCCAGCAAGCTCTGGGCGTACTGGGTGACCTCCGGGCTGCCCACGGAGGGCCGCTACTGGCTCGACAAGGGCCTGTCCCTGAGCCCGGACCCCGGCTCCGAGCGGGCGCACGCGCTCGTCGTCTCCGGCATCCTCGCCCTCATGCAGGGCGACCTCGAACCCGCCCTCACCCGCTTCACCGAGGCCCGCCGCACCGCCGAGCAGGTCGGTGACCCGACCGCGCTCGCCTACGCCATCGGCTACATCGGGGGCGTACACGGCCTGTACGGCGAAAGGGAGCTCTCCCGGGAGCACACCGACGACGCCCGGGCCAGGCTGCGGGCCCTGGACGACCGGCTCGGGCTGGTCGTCTCGCACTACCAGGAGGGCTTTCTGCGGGCCGTCATAAACGACATTCCCGGGGCGGTCGAGATGTGCGACCGGGCCATGGAATACCTGGGCGAGGCGAGCGGCGAGTGCATGATCCAGTCCAACATCATGCTGATCAAGGGCATCGTCGCCTGGGACACCGGTGACCGGGCCGGGTGCGCCCGGCTGGTCCGCTCCGCGCTGGTCATGAAGCGCGAGCTCGGCGAGGTGTGGGGGCTCGCGCACTGCACCGAGGCCCTGGCCTGGGTCGCGGCGGAGGACGGGCGCTACGCCCGCACCGCCTGGATGCTCGGCGCCGCGCAGACGCTGTGGCGGCGCATCGGCACGCCCATGTTCGGCGTCGAAACGCTGCTTGCGCAGCACGCCCGTTCCGAGCGCGTCGCGCGTGAGGCGCTCGGGGAGCGGGCGTACGGGCGGCTCAACGAACGGGGCGCCCGGCTCGCCCTGGGCCGCGCGGTCGAACTGGTGCTCGCCGACGCGGACTCCCCGCTACGGCTGCCCGCGCAGGACGCGGAACGCGGCGGCCGCTCCGGGGCGGAGGGGCTGACGCCCCGGGAGCGCGAGGTGGCGGCGCTCGTCGCGCAGGGGCTGTCCAACCGGGAGGTCGCGGAACGGCTGGTGATCTCCAAGCGGACGGCCGACGCGCACGTCGAGCACATCCTCGCCAAGCTCGGGGCGTCGTCCCGTACGGAGATCGCCGCGCTGGCCGGTGAGGGCTGA
- a CDS encoding Rv3235 family protein produces MTAAMTTAIAVRRRSQPHFWFADRLLGILTGRRPIACLAGLITDDDYDRLWNLTNTRSDWRHRARGHLPSLRHCRFSPTTPGTLEITAIVALTRDCVRAIVFRLERAPGGEHPPSSVRGWRCTAIEAIE; encoded by the coding sequence ATGACCGCAGCCATGACCACGGCCATCGCCGTACGCCGCCGCTCCCAGCCGCACTTCTGGTTCGCCGACCGCCTCCTCGGCATCCTCACCGGCCGCCGCCCCATCGCCTGCCTCGCAGGCCTCATCACCGACGACGACTACGACCGCCTCTGGAACCTCACCAACACCCGCTCCGACTGGCGCCACCGCGCCCGCGGCCACCTCCCCTCCCTCCGCCACTGCCGCTTCTCCCCCACCACCCCCGGCACCCTCGAAATCACCGCCATCGTCGCCCTCACCCGCGACTGCGTCCGCGCCATCGTCTTCCGCCTCGAACGCGCCCCCGGCGGCGAGCATCCCCCATCGAGCGTCCGCGGCTGGCGCTGCACGGCGATCGAAGCGATCGAGTAG
- the secA gene encoding preprotein translocase subunit SecA, protein MSVLNKILRAGEGKILRKLHRIADQVTSIEEDFINLSDAELRALTDEYKERYADGESLDDLLPEAFATVREAAKRVLGQRHYDVQLMGGAALHLGYVAEMRTGEGKTLVGTLPAYLNALTGKGVHLITVNDYLAERDSEWMGRVHKFLGLEVGCILSNQTPAQRREMYACDITYGTNNEFGFDYLRDNMAWSQEELVQRGHNFAIVDEVDSILIDEARTPLIISGPADQATKWYSDFAKLVNRLKAGEAANPMKRDSDGRPQQETGDYDFDEKKRTVSIHEPGVAKVEDWLGIDNLYESVNTPLVGYLNNAIKAKELYKKDKDYVVMDGEVMIVDEHTGRILAGRRYNEGMHQAIEAKEGVDIKDENQTLATITLQNFFRLYDKLSGMTGTAMTEAAEFHQIYKLGVVPIPTNRPAQRLDRADLIYRTEEAKFAAVVEDIAEKHEKGQPVLVGTVSVEKSEYLSQQLAKRGVPHEVLNAKQHDREASIVAQAGRKGAVTVATNMAGRGTDIKLGGNPDDLAEAELRQRGLDPVEHVEEWAAALPEALERAEAAVKAEFEEVKELGGLYVLGTERHESRRIDNQLRGRSGRQGDPGESRFYLSLGDDLMRLFKAQMVERVMSMANVPDDVPIENKMVTRAIASAQSQVEQQNFEIRKNVLKYDEVLNRQREVIYGERRRVLEGEDLHEQVRHFMDDTIDDYIAIETAEGFAEDWDLERLWGAFKQLYPVTVTVDDLEEAAGDRAGITAEFIEEMVKDDIHEQYEAREASLGEEITRELERRVVLSVLDRKWREHLYEMDYLQEGIGLRAMAQRDPLVEYQREGFDMFTQMMDGIKEESVGYLFNLEVQVEQQVEQVPVEDAAVAVADAPSLAKQDSIPAARPEIRAKGLEAPKRADRLHFSAPTVDGEGGVVEGDFDNGDAGDDAGEEVLTRAERRKAAKGGRRRKK, encoded by the coding sequence CGCCAAGCGCGTCCTCGGGCAGCGCCACTACGACGTCCAGCTGATGGGCGGCGCGGCCCTGCACCTCGGCTACGTCGCCGAGATGCGCACCGGTGAGGGCAAGACCCTGGTCGGCACCCTGCCCGCGTATCTGAACGCGCTGACCGGCAAGGGCGTGCACCTGATCACGGTCAACGACTACCTCGCCGAGCGCGACTCGGAGTGGATGGGCCGGGTGCACAAGTTCCTCGGCCTTGAGGTCGGCTGCATCCTGTCCAACCAGACCCCGGCGCAGCGCCGTGAGATGTACGCGTGCGACATCACGTACGGCACGAACAACGAGTTCGGCTTCGACTACCTGCGCGACAACATGGCGTGGTCGCAGGAAGAGCTGGTGCAGCGCGGCCACAACTTCGCCATCGTCGACGAGGTCGACTCGATCCTCATCGACGAGGCCCGTACGCCGCTGATCATCTCCGGCCCGGCGGACCAGGCGACGAAGTGGTACTCGGACTTCGCCAAGCTCGTGAACCGCCTGAAGGCCGGCGAGGCCGCCAACCCGATGAAGCGTGACTCGGACGGCAGGCCGCAGCAGGAGACCGGCGACTACGACTTCGACGAGAAGAAGCGCACCGTCTCCATCCACGAGCCGGGCGTCGCCAAGGTCGAGGACTGGCTGGGCATCGACAACCTCTACGAGTCCGTCAACACCCCGCTTGTGGGCTACCTCAACAACGCCATCAAGGCGAAGGAGCTCTACAAGAAGGACAAGGACTACGTCGTCATGGACGGCGAGGTCATGATCGTCGACGAGCACACCGGCCGTATCCTCGCCGGCCGCCGCTACAACGAGGGCATGCACCAGGCGATCGAGGCGAAGGAAGGGGTGGACATCAAGGACGAGAACCAGACCCTCGCCACGATCACCCTGCAGAACTTCTTCCGCCTCTACGACAAGCTCTCCGGCATGACCGGTACGGCCATGACCGAGGCCGCCGAATTCCACCAGATCTACAAGCTCGGCGTCGTCCCGATCCCGACCAACCGGCCGGCCCAGCGCCTGGACCGCGCGGACCTGATCTACCGCACCGAGGAGGCGAAGTTCGCGGCCGTCGTCGAGGACATCGCCGAGAAGCACGAGAAGGGCCAGCCGGTCCTGGTCGGCACCGTCTCCGTGGAGAAGTCCGAGTACCTCTCGCAGCAGCTCGCCAAGCGCGGCGTCCCGCACGAGGTGCTCAACGCCAAGCAGCACGACCGTGAGGCCTCGATCGTCGCCCAGGCCGGGCGCAAGGGCGCGGTCACGGTGGCCACGAACATGGCCGGCCGAGGCACCGACATCAAGCTCGGCGGCAACCCCGACGACCTCGCCGAGGCGGAGCTGCGCCAGCGCGGCCTGGACCCGGTCGAGCACGTCGAGGAGTGGGCGGCGGCCCTGCCCGAGGCGCTGGAGCGCGCCGAGGCGGCGGTCAAGGCCGAGTTCGAGGAGGTCAAGGAGCTCGGCGGGCTGTACGTCCTCGGGACCGAGCGTCACGAGTCGCGGCGTATCGACAACCAGCTGCGCGGCCGCTCCGGCCGTCAGGGCGACCCGGGTGAGTCGAGGTTCTATCTGTCGCTGGGCGACGACCTGATGCGGCTGTTCAAGGCGCAGATGGTCGAGCGCGTGATGTCCATGGCGAATGTGCCGGACGACGTCCCGATCGAGAACAAGATGGTCACCCGGGCCATCGCCTCGGCCCAGTCGCAGGTCGAGCAGCAGAACTTCGAGATCCGCAAGAACGTCCTGAAGTACGACGAGGTGCTCAACCGCCAGCGCGAGGTCATCTACGGCGAGCGGCGCCGGGTCCTGGAGGGCGAGGACCTGCACGAGCAGGTGCGTCACTTCATGGACGACACGATCGACGACTACATCGCGATCGAGACGGCCGAGGGCTTCGCGGAGGACTGGGACCTGGAGCGCCTGTGGGGCGCCTTCAAGCAGCTCTACCCGGTCACGGTGACGGTCGATGACCTGGAGGAGGCGGCCGGGGACCGCGCCGGGATCACCGCCGAGTTCATCGAGGAGATGGTCAAGGACGACATCCACGAGCAGTACGAGGCTCGTGAGGCGTCGCTCGGCGAGGAGATCACGCGCGAGCTGGAGCGGCGGGTCGTGCTGTCGGTCCTGGACCGCAAGTGGCGTGAGCACCTCTACGAGATGGACTACCTCCAGGAGGGCATCGGCCTGCGGGCGATGGCGCAGCGCGACCCGCTGGTCGAGTACCAGCGCGAGGGCTTCGACATGTTCACGCAGATGATGGACGGCATCAAGGAGGAGTCCGTCGGCTACCTGTTCAACCTGGAGGTCCAGGTCGAGCAGCAGGTCGAGCAGGTCCCGGTGGAGGACGCGGCGGTCGCGGTGGCGGATGCGCCGTCGCTCGCCAAGCAGGACTCCATCCCCGCGGCGCGGCCGGAGATCCGGGCGAAGGGCCTGGAGGCCCCGAAGCGGGCCGACAGGCTGCACTTCTCGGCGCCGACGGTGGACGGCGAGGGCGGTGTCGTCGAGGGCGACTTCGACAACGGCGACGCCGGCGATGACGCCGGGGAGGAAGTGCTTACGCGCGCGGAGCGGCGCAAGGCCGCCAAGGGCGGCCGGCGCCGTAAGAAGTAA
- a CDS encoding DUF6912 family protein produces MRVYIPTTLPGLAEAHKAGEVGPAPVDAYAVTPALREWYVSDDIEELEYAALTRAAQASLRQLALQPEAPRRRVVVVVEVADSAVSYDPSRSLDPAGLGEVRLSAAVPMTRTAAVHADADDAEPDVAAAAGALGAADAGDDDAQFVVDGVEDHELLWYATQEIPGLIG; encoded by the coding sequence ATGCGCGTCTATATCCCCACGACCCTTCCCGGCCTGGCCGAGGCGCACAAGGCGGGTGAGGTGGGTCCCGCTCCGGTGGATGCCTACGCCGTCACGCCCGCGCTTCGCGAGTGGTATGTCTCCGACGACATCGAGGAGTTGGAGTACGCCGCGCTGACCCGGGCCGCGCAGGCCTCGCTGCGGCAGCTGGCCCTGCAGCCGGAGGCGCCGCGCCGCCGGGTGGTCGTGGTGGTGGAGGTCGCGGACTCGGCGGTGTCCTACGATCCGTCCCGGAGCCTGGACCCGGCCGGTCTGGGCGAGGTGCGGCTCTCGGCGGCGGTGCCGATGACCAGGACGGCGGCGGTGCACGCGGACGCGGACGACGCGGAGCCGGATGTGGCGGCGGCGGCCGGGGCGCTGGGCGCGGCGGACGCGGGGGACGACGACGCGCAGTTCGTCGTGGACGGCGTCGAGGATCACGAGCTGCTCTGGTACGCGACCCAGGAGATCCCCGGGCTCATCGGCTGA